A window of Negativicutes bacterium contains these coding sequences:
- a CDS encoding YitT family protein: protein MKKKLKKIALDTVVELAGGFLIAIGLYNFALYAEFPMTGISGIALILHRLFGYNIGATVILLNIPVALLCFRRLGKGFFFRSLRCTLTSSLIIDYVAPLLPVYSGDRLLAAVCTGVLAGVGYALIYMRNSSTGGTDFISMAVKSANPHIPLGRIIFISDTAIVLVAGLIFRDIDGIIYGMMITYLYSLVVDKFMYGVNAGKMALIVTEKGEQICDGIDEYSGRGSTLLQAKGGYKRTDKQVVMCACNNKEMFTVEKVVKQIDPKAFTIILESNEVLGEGFQNLRVAELEKNRNS, encoded by the coding sequence ATGAAAAAGAAACTGAAAAAGATCGCGCTGGATACAGTGGTGGAGCTGGCAGGGGGATTTCTGATTGCGATCGGTTTGTATAATTTCGCACTGTATGCGGAATTCCCAATGACCGGCATTTCCGGTATTGCCTTAATCCTGCATCGCCTCTTTGGCTATAACATTGGTGCGACGGTGATTTTATTAAATATACCGGTTGCCCTGCTCTGCTTTCGTCGCCTCGGCAAGGGTTTTTTCTTTCGCTCTCTGCGCTGTACGCTGACCTCCTCCCTGATCATCGATTATGTTGCCCCTTTGCTGCCGGTTTATTCCGGAGACCGCCTGTTGGCTGCCGTTTGCACCGGCGTCCTGGCAGGAGTGGGTTATGCCTTGATCTATATGCGCAATTCTTCCACCGGCGGCACGGATTTTATTTCAATGGCTGTGAAATCAGCCAATCCGCATATTCCGCTGGGCAGGATTATCTTTATTTCCGATACTGCGATCGTCTTGGTTGCCGGCTTGATTTTTCGTGATATCGACGGTATCATTTATGGCATGATGATCACTTATCTCTATTCTCTGGTCGTGGATAAATTCATGTATGGTGTGAATGCCGGTAAAATGGCTTTGATCGTCACTGAGAAAGGCGAACAAATCTGTGATGGAATTGACGAATACAGCGGGCGCGGCTCCACCTTGCTGCAAGCCAAAGGCGGCTATAAAAGGACAGATAAGCAGGTCGTGATGTGCGCTTGCAATAATAAGGAAATGTTCACTGTGGAAAAGGTAGTCAAGCAGATCGATCCGAAAGCCTTTACCATCATTCTGGAGTCCAACGAGGTTTTGGGTGAAGGATTCCAAAATCTGCGCGTAGCGGAACTGGAAAAAAATAGAAATTCCTGA
- a CDS encoding PatB family C-S lyase, which translates to MQYNFDEVVERRGTYSMKWDMMPMMSAMMNGKFRFDEQTIPLQVADMDFPAAQPIVDAMHRVADFRIYGYTSDLAAPAYRAAIVHWFKTRHNWEINPEHILYANGTVEALNGAIRAFSKEGEGIILCRPVYGHFTSAIEEDCRRKVVSSQLINQEGYYSMNFADIEAKCADPRNKCFVLCSPHNPVGRVWQPEELRTLAAICKKHQVILISDEVHCDILRKGVRHYPLAAVVDDLSNIVVLNAVNKTFNLAGLSCSNAIIADDTLRAAYHKAMGMRMPTPFAVAALIAAYTEGEEWLDQVNAYIDGNIDAVQAFLQERMPKVKLWRPEGTYCLWLDFSGYGLSHAEIEDRIYGKANVMLQSGLVHDPQFGAGFERVCLPAARSVIMTAFERIAQQFADD; encoded by the coding sequence ATGCAGTATAATTTCGATGAAGTGGTTGAGCGGCGCGGGACTTATTCGATGAAGTGGGACATGATGCCAATGATGTCCGCGATGATGAATGGTAAATTTAGGTTTGACGAACAGACCATCCCTCTGCAGGTTGCGGATATGGATTTTCCGGCTGCCCAACCGATTGTGGACGCCATGCATCGTGTGGCCGATTTCCGTATTTACGGTTATACTTCCGATCTGGCTGCTCCTGCCTATCGCGCGGCGATTGTGCATTGGTTTAAAACCAGACACAACTGGGAGATCAATCCGGAACATATCCTCTATGCCAACGGTACGGTGGAAGCACTCAACGGCGCAATCAGAGCATTCAGCAAGGAAGGCGAAGGCATTATTCTTTGCCGCCCGGTTTACGGTCATTTTACCAGTGCCATTGAAGAGGACTGTCGGCGCAAGGTGGTCAGCAGCCAACTGATCAATCAGGAGGGCTATTACAGTATGAATTTTGCGGATATTGAAGCAAAATGCGCTGACCCCAGGAATAAATGTTTTGTGCTTTGCTCGCCGCATAACCCGGTCGGGCGTGTTTGGCAGCCGGAAGAATTGCGCACGCTGGCGGCGATCTGCAAAAAACATCAGGTGATTCTCATCTCCGATGAGGTGCATTGCGATATCCTGCGCAAGGGCGTCCGGCATTACCCTTTGGCTGCCGTTGTTGATGATTTAAGCAATATCGTTGTGCTCAACGCCGTAAATAAGACCTTCAATCTGGCTGGCTTATCCTGTTCCAACGCCATCATCGCCGATGATACTCTGCGGGCAGCCTATCATAAAGCGATGGGCATGCGCATGCCTACTCCCTTTGCGGTGGCGGCTTTGATTGCGGCCTACACCGAAGGCGAAGAATGGCTGGATCAGGTTAATGCGTATATCGACGGCAATATCGACGCCGTGCAGGCTTTTTTGCAGGAAAGGATGCCAAAAGTCAAACTGTGGCGCCCGGAGGGGACCTATTGCTTGTGGCTGGATTTCAGCGGTTATGGTCTCAGTCATGCAGAAATTGAGGACCGGATTTACGGCAAAGCCAATGTCATGCTGCAAAGCGGTCTGGTGCACGATCCGCAGTTTGGCGCCGGCTTTGAGCGGGTCTGTCTGCCGGCGGCACGCAGCGTCATCATGACAGCCTTTGAGCGGATCGCCCAACAATTCGCAGACGACTAA
- a CDS encoding radical SAM protein, giving the protein MNEKTVKENIEGIALKTAFKYLNEDPDQAFPKLLHWVDLFDHNDTMLGQRKAMHSVLEHPDGNWYRLMKSLWTDIDDGVRKTMFENFVINATVLGGQRQQKNREKYQCNIPWAILMDPTSACNLHCIGCWAAEYGDRLQMDYATLDDIIRQGKALGTYMYIYSGGEPLVRKQDIIRLCEAHPDCQFLAFTNATLIDEAFADEMLRVKNFIPAISIEGFEAETDARRGAGTFQKVLHAMQLLKAKKLPFGASCCYTSQNTNIVGSEAYFDFLIEQGAKFAWFFTFMPVGVGSPVELMVSAEQRAFMYQQIREFRSSKAIFTIDFWNDGEYVNGCIAGGRSYLHISANGDIEPCAFIHYSDANIHEKTLLQAYQSPLFMQYRTHQPFNKNMLRPCPLLDNYGALAEMVHASNAVSTDSAEKENVDELCAKCQTAATNWQLVADRLWQEKH; this is encoded by the coding sequence ATGAACGAAAAAACAGTGAAAGAAAATATAGAAGGAATCGCTTTGAAGACAGCATTCAAATATCTGAATGAAGATCCGGATCAGGCATTTCCTAAGTTGTTGCACTGGGTTGATCTGTTTGACCATAACGATACGATGCTTGGTCAAAGGAAAGCGATGCACAGTGTGTTGGAACATCCCGATGGCAATTGGTACCGCTTGATGAAGAGCCTATGGACCGATATCGACGATGGGGTTAGAAAGACAATGTTCGAAAATTTCGTTATCAATGCCACAGTTCTTGGCGGTCAGCGTCAGCAGAAAAACAGGGAGAAATATCAATGTAATATTCCTTGGGCAATTTTAATGGACCCCACCTCTGCCTGTAATCTGCATTGTATTGGTTGTTGGGCAGCGGAATACGGTGACAGGCTGCAGATGGATTATGCGACACTGGATGACATCATCCGGCAGGGAAAAGCTCTGGGGACCTATATGTATATCTATTCCGGCGGAGAGCCTTTGGTGCGCAAGCAGGATATCATACGCCTCTGTGAAGCGCATCCGGATTGTCAATTCCTGGCTTTCACGAATGCAACTCTGATCGACGAAGCCTTTGCAGACGAAATGCTGCGCGTCAAAAACTTTATTCCGGCGATCAGCATCGAAGGCTTTGAAGCCGAAACGGATGCACGCCGCGGCGCGGGAACTTTTCAAAAGGTCTTGCATGCAATGCAGCTTCTCAAAGCAAAAAAACTTCCCTTCGGCGCATCCTGCTGTTATACCAGCCAGAATACAAATATCGTCGGCAGCGAAGCGTATTTTGATTTCCTGATCGAGCAGGGTGCCAAGTTTGCCTGGTTCTTTACCTTTATGCCGGTTGGCGTCGGCTCACCGGTAGAACTGATGGTCAGTGCCGAGCAACGCGCGTTTATGTATCAGCAAATACGGGAATTCCGCAGCAGCAAAGCGATTTTTACAATTGATTTTTGGAATGACGGCGAATATGTGAATGGCTGTATTGCGGGAGGTCGCTCTTATTTGCATATCAGCGCAAACGGGGATATTGAGCCTTGTGCATTTATTCATTACAGCGATGCCAATATTCACGAAAAAACTCTTCTGCAGGCTTATCAATCGCCGCTGTTTATGCAATATAGAACGCATCAGCCTTTCAACAAGAATATGCTGCGGCCTTGCCCGCTGCTTGACAATTACGGCGCTTTGGCAGAAATGGTGCACGCGTCGAATGCGGTTTCCACCGATTCAGCAGAGAAAGAAAATGTGGATGAGCTTTGCGCAAAATGTCAAACAGCTGCTACCAACTGGCAGCTGGTAGCCGATCGCCTCTGGCAGGAAAAACATTGA